A segment of the Triticum urartu cultivar G1812 chromosome 1, Tu2.1, whole genome shotgun sequence genome:
ataacaactttattattgcctctagggcatatttccttcaccctcATATCCAGCCTAAATATGGGATGGATATCGGGTGGCCCGGACGCGTCCTCCATGTTGGACCCAACCCACGCCGGCCCACGCGATCCCACATATATTCATTTCCATTTGCTCCCTGGACCAAACCCTAGCCACTCCCCTCCAATTCTCTCCAGCCCACTCCGCCACCCAAGCCCCCGACCGGCAATCTCTAACCTTCTCAGCATGGCGGATAGCGGATCCGAGTCCTACACCTCCAGATCCATTGACCGAGAGCTCATACCATGCGGCCTCGAGGAGGAGATGACTATCTCCCTCGTGCTCCGCCACTCTCGGGAGGAGGTCGCCCGACGGCACCGGCCAAATGGCACATGGATCCGCCGCGAGGTGTGTCGCCGCTGCCTTACCGGAGGCGGGAGGGGGGTTCCGTCTGGCGTTCGAACGCGACAACAGATGCACAACCGCTTCGTTGGCGCGTTGAGGCAGAGGTGGACACGTGTGTGTCGCACAACGTAAATATGGCGAGGCGTGTCCGTTTTGCGAGGCAATGGACGCGGGAGGCGACAACAGCCCTCTCGGCGGCGGACGTTGGCGTGGCGGAGTCGCATTCTCCGGCGCCCCATATGGTGCACGACCAGCCCGGGCATCGCAACCACGTCACGGTGGACATCGTCTGCTCCTCCCACGATGAATCCATCATCGATCTCACGTCCATGACGATCTGCAATGCGACGGgctccgacgaggaagagtagggcatgggagaTAGCGACACCTTGAGTGTCGTGAGCCGGTGCGTGTCCCATGTCCTACTCTACCTTGCGGGCAACTAGAGCAACACTTTAAGGGGTGCAGCCAGCCGCCGGACATGGCACGGCGGAGCCAGACGAGCTTCTTTAGTTTAGGTTTCACGTTGCATGTAATAATATTGTAGTTTTCTTAACAAATGTATCCGAAAGAAATTATTCAAGGTGTGACCGTTCTTAATAAATGTATCTGAAAGAAATTATTTAAGGTGTGACTGGTCACTGTACGCAGACACGCCCGGGCGTTTTGAGTGTCAGGTTTGCTGTATCCGGGTGTAGATGCTCTTATTTCCTTATGTACTTATGGCGAAAGTATCAACGCGTGGTCGGCGATGGCGAGGGCGGGGTGTTTCGACTATGGACGGGGAAGGAGAATGGCCAATATGCCACTGTATGGCGGGTCAGGGGAGGACAAAGGCGGGCGTCGGACGCACGGTGTCCACGCCGCCGGTGTTTGCATTTGTTTCGACTCGGGCGGACGCTCGTGGACAGAATGCGTCGGGCACGTTGGAGTTGCCCTGTGAAAAAATGTTTTTGTGTCATGGCCGTGCAAGGCGTAGCGGCGTTATTTTCCGCGACCGCAAACCGTGTACTGTGCAGTATATGTCTCGTACTGATGCAGATATGGGGTGTCCCGGACGCATCCTCCATGTTGGACCCGACCCACGCTGGCCCATCCGATCCAACATATATTCATTTCCGTTCGCTCCCCAGATCAAACCCTAGCCACTGAACTCCAATTCGCTCCAGTCCACTCCACCACCCAAGCCCCCGTCCGGCAATATCCAACCTTCTCGGCATGGTGGACAACGGATTCGAATCCTACACCTCCAAATCCATTGATTGAGAGCTTGTACCATGCGGCCCCGAGGAGGAGATGACCATCTCCCTTGCGCTCTGCCACTCTCGGGAGGAGGTCGCGCGACAGCACCGCTCGGACTCCTTCCGTCGGGAATCCATTGCGTTCGACGAAATGACGCATGGATTTGGCGCGAGGTGTGTCGTCGCTGCCTTACTGGAGGCGGGAGGGGGGTCCGTCTGGCGTTCGTACGCGACAACAAATGCGCAACCGCTTCGTTGCCtactcttcctcgtcggagcCCGGGCGTGTCCGTGTACAGTGACCGGTCACACCTTGAATAATTTCTTTCGTATACGTTTATTAAGAAAACTACCATATTATTACATCCAACGTGAAACCTAATCGAAAAAAAACTCTTCTATCTCCGTCGTGCCATGTTCGGCGGCCGGCTGCACCCCTTGAAGTGTTGCTCCGGTAGCAAACGAGGTAGAGTAGGGCATGGGTCACGCACCGGCTCACGGCACTCAAGGCCCCGCTGTCTCGCATGCCCTACTCTTCCTTGTCGAAGCCCGGACGCGCCTGCGGGCGTTTCGAATGTCAGGTTCGCTGTACCCGGTTGCAGATACTCTTATTTCCTTATGTCCTTATGGCGAAGGTATCGACGCATGGTCGGCGATGGCGAGGGCGGGGTGTTTCGACTATGGATGGGGAGGGAGAATGGCCGATATGCCATTGTATGGCGGTCTGGGAGGACAAAGGCGGGCGTCGGACGCACGTTGTCCACGCCGCCGCTGTTTGTGTTTGTTTCGACTCGGCCGGACGCGTGGACAGAATGTGTCCGGCGCGTTGGAGTTGCCCCGAGGAAAAATGTTGTAAATTTACAAGTGTGGCAGAAGAACACGGCGTACCACGTAACTTGGGCATGTCTTGTGTGTCGTGGCCGTGCAAGGCGTAGCAGAGCGTTATTTTGGGCAAACCGTGTACCGCGCAGTATATGTCTCGTACTGATGCACCGCTTATTTGTGGCATATATGAATCGGGCACTATCATGTCACGTATACTTGTACTACTCCAGGAAACAAGCGCGTGTGACTCGGTCGTTTTGACGTGACGCCTCAACAAACCGCAGCGCGCCCATCCctgagaagaagaaaaaaaaaaccGGTGGACGCAACTCCAGGCCAATCAGGGGAGAGTACGCGGATCGTGTGTTTCCTGCGGGGCACTGTGGGCCGTGTGATCGCGGGGGCTTCTCCACCGACGGTGGAGATGGAGGAGACAGTGTCAGATCGTTGGATCCGTTGGCGTCACGACTTTTCAGGTCGAGGCTCTCCGCAGGGTCCACGTGTGACGGGCGTGGGTGTATGGCAGACGGGTCCCGCGCCTGCCCCAGGTGTCCTTCCCGTGCCACGTACTTCAGTGAGCTCCTACTGACCCGGCGCGTCCAGCATATATAAGCAGCCCCTCAGCCTCCCGTCCCGCCCTTCggccctccctccctccctcctaaCCTAGCGCCGTCGCCCCCCCCatcttgcttcttcttcttcttcttcaacctCTCGCCAGGTCCACGCATCCCAGTGCCATGCATCTGGCCTTCATGTTCTACGCGAACGTGCTAGGCTGGTTCCATGGCGCTGTGGTATGTGGAATTATACCATCCGTGGTTCCTCATCGACAAGACGGCAAAGCCTCATCTTCAAGGATCCATGTCCATGGAAGACGTCGGCGTGCTTTGTGGCAACGTTGGATCTTGGTGCGGCGCTCGATCTACAAATAACAGATCCGTTATTTAGACTTTTTTTTGGATCAAAGTCACGCAAGCTGGATCTCTTCTTCGACTCTTTTCGCCCTTCATCTGTTGTTGTTCAACAACTGTGTTTCAATTTCTTTTGGCTTGAAGATTTCTTTTCCAATAACCCGATCTGCTCTTGTACTAGCAGACAAATTGCTGGGTTCGAGTGCCTGACGAGTTTACATGATTTCCAAGGTCCTTTTTGCAATGTTTTACAGCTCAACGCTCCAACAAATTTTTTTCCTTCCGAATGGTCATTGTTGGGCTTCTCTCCTTAACATTGTCGGGCCAATGTGGATCTGTTTTTGGGCTTGGCCTATGATGGCCGTCTCTCCCTAATTTTTGTGGGCTACCTGGGCCTTTCCGCTCGCCTGGCCTGGCAGAGGCGAATGCGGCCTCTTGGCTTACCTCTATTTATACGTGCTCCCTCTCTGTCTCCGAAACCCTAATCCTcaagaggaggcggcggcggcggcgaagagAGGGGAGCCAGAGCCACGAGCGTTTCCTGCTGTTCGTGTCGATGGCGCTCCGGGCAAGCACCGGGTACGCGTTCAAGGCGGTCAGATCTGTCCGTCTGCAGCCTCTTCTCACCAGGTGAGCCCTGTGACCCCCTCAGGTTGCTTGTTTGTTCATCACCACCATCAGATCTACCGGGTTAACCGTTGTGGTTTCCATTTCCAGGGCTGGGGAAGCTCTGCCACCCAAGAGCTGCGCGGAGTACGGCCCTGCTGCTTCAAGGATTGGTCGACTTTTCTCCACCGGCAGGGTATTTCCCTCTCTGCTCCTTTCTTGTCCTGTCCAGATCGCAGACTTGTAAATCGCCCACGAACCGACCTTTGTCTTTGTACTTTCTTGTCAAATCTGCTGCCTGTAATGTAGGACATCGATTTGGGGATCTGTACTAGTGCGAGATTTGTTTTATATATCTGTTCTGTGGACAAGTTAGAAGTGGATTAATCTGGCATCCTAATCGTCCGCAGTGAAACGTTTTTCTGTGGCAGAACTTAACTGTATTTTTTTACTCTCTAATGAGCCCAAAAGATCATGCTCTTTATGGTGATGATATGTGATTGTAACTtgcataattgtttttgattaaACTGCCATGTTGATCCAGTTTTTACTTTGCATGTTAAGCTATTTATAGAGATTGCATGATTGTGCCCAAATGGATAAACCTTAAGTCAGCTTTGCATGATTATAATTTGGAATGTCTGTAACAGTACATAATTCCGTCACATTGATACTCACTTACTCTCCATAGCCTTCGCCTAGATATACAATTGTTATTCTGTCTTACTCATGTGGCTTTGTTTGCATTTGCAAAATGTTTGCTTACATTGGTACTTGTTCCTCATAGCATTTGTTCCTATTCTATCAAGTAGTATGTTTCAAGTTCGCAAACTGGTTGGTCTATAGTTGCTAACTGCTTGGTCTAAACTTTTCAAATGATTGGTTCAATGTCCTATTCGAGTAAGTGATATATCTGTTTGTTTGGCACAACTTCTAAGCTACTGCAAAATTCTGTCAGTTAGATCCGAGTTCCGCCAATTTGTTTGTTTGAAAATACATTCTCATGAAGTTGTTTGCTTGTTCCTCTAATCTCATGCAGTTGTGTGCTTGTTGCTCGATACAGTCTCCTGTTTGCTTGTTCATGCAGTTGTCTGCCTATCATGTTTCGTTGGTCTAAATTTCCAAACTGTACTATTTTCATAGGATCCTGATTCACTCGTCAGGGACAACATCAAGGCTGCTGTGTCTAAGGGACTGAAGGAAGCTCTTGGCCACTTAAAAAATGTATGTGGAATTTTAACCAACAATTGCAAGTAACAGTGTGTTTTTTATTTTGTATACTCACCACCTTGCTTGGTACAGGATGACAATATTATTCTCAAGCTGTCTATTATCAAGTCAGGTGTCAATGCTGCGGTGAAGGATTCTCTGAAAGATCACAGTGTTTTCATCGACTATGCTGAACATGTTAGTATTAATTTGTCCCTGTGTTACTTGGGTGTGCATACATTGTTGCTCCATTTGTAAATGATATGCATGCTGTTCGTGATTGAACTTTGTGTGACAGCACAATTAATGATGCAATATCTGCTTTGAAGTGTATGTAATCTAATTCACATTTTTATAGCATGTGGATCCTGTGGTGAAGCTGGCCATCGAGGAAGCAGTGTTGCAGGGCCTAAATAAGTTTGCTGATTAGCTCTACACTGCGCCTCTGAAGGGGGAGATGATGGTTAGGACCAATTCACATAATTTCTGTTTTTGCCAGATAGCCCTATTTGCATTGATATTGCATGCTGCGTTGTTTTTTAATATCATTTTGCAGTTATTGTTTGTTTGTGTTATTGCTAACGAAATCACTCTTTCAATTTGTTAGGATTTTAATTATTAGAGATAATCTTGTGTAAATAACAGCATGCATGGGATCCTCTGGAGCAACCGCCGGCCTCTTCGTGCGGGAACCTCCAGGCAATCCGGCATCCGCTCCTCGTATCCCTCGAACAGGCGCATCTTCTTATAAGCGTCGTTCCCTTGTATAAATATGTGATCATCATGGGAATAAGACACTCGATCAAATAATTCTTCCACACGTTATCAGCACTTGTCTCTGCCAGAGCACGCATAGGCAATCACGCCGGTGACAGTCGCCGGGAAGAGAGCCAAGGGAAGAAAGGAAAAGGTGAGAGGATGCTCGTGGTCTCCTGTCCTTCCTTCGCACCTTGTTCGCAGCGGCGGTAGACGCCGACAGGGCCGTCGCGTCGCCATGGTGTTGGTGGACTTCGCCGCCACAACCGCCACGCCCGTGATCTGCGCCGGTTCGGAGGCCGCTGGAACGGTTTCCGTCGCCGTGGACCACGTCTTGGACATGGCGTCCGAGGTCGCGATGGTGCTGGGCCTTCTAATGCTCCGCCGAACCGGCCATGCCGCGGGCGGCGCCGCTCCCGGCCTGGTCTTGCCGGACCGGCCGCTCCAAACCTGTACGCGGACGAGGTACTGGAGGCCCGCGGACGACGCAGTGGACGTCGACGTTGAGCCAGAACTTGCGGCTCCTCCACCACCGCGTCCGTGCCCGGTGCATGGTTGGGGGCCATGGATGGTCCTGCATCCACCCACGCCACAAGATTACGAGGTCCAGGAGGAGGCCAAACCTGCGCCGCCTGTGCCGCCCGCGGAGCCCGCGCAGCCGGACTCCCCGCGTCTTCCATCTCCGACGCCGGAGCACGAGGTGGCTAGCGCTGGGGCTTCTTCGTCGAGCTCTAGCCTCGGGCTGCGCCTCCCCGTGCGGGCTGCTGCGCTCGGGGACGTCTTCGACAACTGGGCGAGCAGCTCCACTGGCCCATCGGCGCCCCGCCGCTGGCACATAGTGCCGCGGGCCGAGCTGCAACGCAGCCGCGCGGTGGTTCTTGGAATGGCCAACGGCCACTCCAACGGCGTCGCACCTGGGACGCAGCTTCCTGGTGGATCTTCTTCAGAGGAGGAAGATGCTGCGCCGGGGCCGTCGACCTCGCGCCGGTGAGGCAGTCGCCGAGGGGAGATTGGTGGTAGTAGTGCAGACAGCCACCGCTCGAGTTGGATTGGGGACGATTTGTCGATGGGAACGAAGTATCCGTCGCCTCCCTTAATCCACTCGTGCGTGTGTATGGCTGTTGGACAGCCAGCACACTAGTCACTAATCCATGTTGTACGAGCAGCAGagaaaaaaaagaataaaaaacgAAAAGAaagaaggtggctttgccacggTAGTAGGCTGTTCTGTTTTGGCCTATTACCATTATTTTTCGTTTTCTTTTCTGATTAGCTTCTAGCTTTTTCAGTTTTTGTACATATGTGTTTGTTAGTATTTTCTAACATAGTACTATGTAATGTCTGCTTATGTAATGTCAACATGTTTATGGATGCAATCTTTAATTGCTACATGTTGATTGTGCTTGAAAATTATATGACTACTTTCAATTTTTGCGCATATCTTATGGATTGCACTTATGGCAATACATATAGCTTTGTTCACAACTGTGAGGTCTACACCATCTGGTGATTACCTTCAAAGTGTTTTAAGTAACACAAGGTTGTACAAAGTACCATAAGAATAAGGTCTACGCTACTTAGTAGTGATTACCTCAAAGCAAAAATGAAAGCACACATATTATGGCATGAAAATTGCCATACGAGTGTCTATGCCACTTCGTGGTGACTACCTCTATGTGTTCTACAAAACAAAGATCTACGCCATTTTATGGTGATTATCTTTTGTAGAAAGTCATATTTTGGGTCGTTTAGGCTTTTCCTAGACCTTTATATTTGATTCAAGCATTTTATTTTACACACCTAGTGAATTATATTTTCATGCAGGATATGGCTGACATATCCAAGAAGAAATTTGCTGAGCTTGCCATTGATGGCAGAAACTATTTAACCTGGGCCATGGATGTCAAGATCAACTTGGCGGCCAAGAATCTGATCAACACTATAACCACACCTACTCAAGGTGCTCCTGCTATCGCAGATACGGCAAAGTATGCTTCTTTGCATTTCATTCGACACCACCTTGATCCTGCTCTGAAAGAAGAGTACATGATGGAGGAAAGTCCTCTATCATTGTGGAACTCCTTAAAGGAGCGTTATGATCAACAAAGGTCGGTGATGTTGCCTGAAGCGCAAAGAGAATGGGCACTTATCCGTTTCCAGGATTTTAAGTCCGTTGCAGCATACAATTCTGCCGTGCATCAAATCAACTCAAAGTTGAGATTCTGCAAAAGTGCAGTTTCTGATGCGGATCTCTTTGAAAAGACACTTTCTACTTTCCATCCTAATATGAGGATTCTTGCTGAACAACATCGTCAGCAGAAATACAAGAAGCATTCTGAGTTGATATATGCACTTCTTCAGGCAGAAAAGCACAGTGAAATTCTCGATAAGAATAATATGTCCCGCCCAACGGGAACACAGCCGCTGCCTGAAGCACATTTCAATTCTCAGAATACTCAGAAGTCTCGTGGTCCCAAAAGGAACCATAGGAAGTTTAAAGGAAAGTGGAGACGCAATTAAGAATCAGAATAGCAATGGAGTACAAAAGGGCAAGAATCATTTTAAGAAAAATGATAAGGGTAGCAGCTCTCAAGCTTGCTACAGATGTGGTTGTACTACTCATCATGCAAGGAAGTGTACAACTTCTAAGCATTTGGTGACGCTGTATCAGCAATCAATTGGCAAGAGCAAGAAGGCTCAAGGGAACCAGTACGAAGCTCACTTCACTGGTCCAATGATTGAAAGTTCTCAAGGCGTTCATCAGAACAAAGTTCATGACAACATGGAGAACCAAGATCAGGCTCAACAAAAGGAAGGACCACCACTTACTGTTGAAGACATGGTGGATTTCACTTCTACTAAAGACATATATGGGGATATGCTTTGATCTTCCAATAATGTCATAAGTATTTTGATAATGTCCTTAGTTATGTTGTGTGTTGTAAAATAATTATGTCCTCGGACATATGGTATTGTAATAATTATGTCCTTAAACATAATGTATTATAATATGTAGCAGACATACATAGTGTGTAATGTATGTGTTATTTCTATATGAGATTGAATAAATAATGAATTTTATTCTTTTACTCTATAGAAAACTTCGAGAAACAATCCAATGGAGGAGGAAATTTTTTTAGTAGACAGTGGTGCCTCTAACACAATTCTACGGGAGGTTAAATACTTCCAAAGTCTCAAAATGTGTAAGGGAAGTGTTATGACAATTGGTGGTCATGACACAGTAATTGTTGGTTCTGGTCAAGCCACATTTACACTCCCGAATGGTACAAAACTTGAAATCCAGGAGGCTTTATTGTATCCGGATTCAACTCGTACCCTGTTGAGTTTTAAGGATATCTGCATGAATGGCTACCACATTGAAACTCATGAAGACAATGCGGTTGAAAGCCTACTCATAACTTCAACGNNNNNNNNNNNNNNNNNNNNNNNNNNNNNNNNNNNNNNNNNNNNNNNNNNNNNNNNNNNNNNNNNNNNNNNNNNNNNNNNNNNNNNNNNNNNNNNNNNNNNNNNNNNNNNNNNNNNNNNNNNNNNNNNNNNNNNNNNNNNNNNNNNNNNNNNNNNNNNNNNNNNNNNNNNNNNNNNNNNNNNNNNNNNNNNNNNNNNNNNNNNNNNNNNNNNNNNNNNNNNNNNNNNNNNNNNNNNNNNNNNNNNNNNNNNNNNNNNNNNNNNNNNNNNNNNNNNNNNNNNNNNNNNNNNNNNNNNNNNNNNNNNNNNNNNNNNNNNNNNNNNNNNNNNNNNNNNNNNNNNNNNNNNNNNNNNNNNNNNNNNNNNNNNNNNNNNNNNNNNNNNNNNNNNNNNNNNNNNNNNNNNNNNNNNNNNNNNNNNNNNNNNNNNNNNNNNNNNNNNNNNNNNNNNNNNNNNNNNNNNNNNNNNNNNNNNNNNNNNNNNNNNNNNNNNNNNNNNNNNNNNNNNNNNNNNNNNNNNNNNNNNNNNNNNNNNNNNNNNNNNNNNNNNNNNNNNNNNNNNNNNNNNNNNNNNNNNNNNNNNNNNNNNNNNNNNNNNNNNNNNNNNNNNNNNNNNNNNNNNNNNNNNNNNNNNNNNNNNNNNNNNNNNNNNNNNNNNNNNNNNNNNNNNNNNNNNNNNNNNNNNNNNNNNNNNNNNNNNNNNNNNNNNNNNNNNNNNNNNNNNNNNNNNNNNNNNNNNNNNNNNNNNNNNNNNNNNNNNNNNNNNNNNNNNNNNNNNNNNNNNNNNNNNNNNNNNNNNNNNNNNNNNNNNNNNNNNNNNNNNNNNNNNNNNNNNNNNNNNNNNNNNNNNNNNNNNNNNNNNNNNNNNNNNNNNNNNNNNNNNNNNNNNNNNNNNNNNNNNNNNNNNNNNNNNNNNNNNNNNNNNNNNNNNNNNNNNNNNNNNNNNNNNNNNNNNNNNNNNNNNNNNNNNNNNNNNNNNNNNNNNNNNNNNNNNNNNNNNNNtttggtatagagatgcaaagtaaataaagtaaaagcaaagcaataataaagtgatggagattgatatgatgataaagagacccgggggccagaggtttcactagtggcttctctcaagagcataaatattctatggtgggtgaacaaattattgttgagcaattgacagaattgagcatagttatgagaatatctaggtatgatcatgtatataggcatcacgtccgagacaagtagaccgaaacgattttgcatctactactattactccactcatcgaccgctatccagcatgcatctagagtattaagttaaaaacagagtaacgccttaagcaagatgacatgatgtagagggaaagtttcatgaaatatgataaaaaaaccatcttgttatcctcgaaggcaacgatacaatacgtgccttgctgccccttctgtcactgggaaaggacaccgcaagatcgaaccaaaagctaagcacttctcccatggcaagagcaaccaatctagtaggccaaaccaaaccgataattcgaagagaattgcaaagataaccaatcatacataaaagaattcagagaagattcaaatattattcatagatagacttgatcataaacccacaattca
Coding sequences within it:
- the LOC125526667 gene encoding uncharacterized protein LOC125526667 isoform X2, translating into MALRASTGYAFKAVRSVRLQPLLTRAGEALPPKSCAEYGPAASRIGRLFSTGRDPDSLVRDNIKAAVSKGLKEALGHLKNDDNIILKLSIIKSGVNAAVKDSLKDHSVFIDYAEHHVDPVVKLAIEEAVLQGLNKFAD
- the LOC125526667 gene encoding uncharacterized protein LOC125526667 isoform X1; the protein is MHLAFMFYANVLGWFHGAVVCGIIPSVVPHRQDGKASSSRIHVHGRRRRALWQRWILRRRRRRRREGSQSHERFLLFVSMALRASTGYAFKAVRSVRLQPLLTRAGEALPPKSCAEYGPAASRIGRLFSTGRDPDSLVRDNIKAAVSKGLKEALGHLKNDDNIILKLSIIKSGVNAAVKDSLKDHSVFIDYAEHHVDPVVKLAIEEAVLQGLNKFAD